ATCGCCGCCACCAACCATGACCTGCAGGCGTCGGTGAAGGCGGGGAAGTTCCGCGAGGACCTGTTCTACCGCCTTTCCGTCTTCCCGCTCACCATCCCCCCGCTCCGCGAGCGCTCGCGCGAGGACGTGCTGGAGCTGGTGCATGCCTCGCTGCGCGACCTGCACCGCCGCCACCCCGGCAGCCCCGACGGGCTCTCCGCCAAGGCGCTCGATCTCCTCGTCGGCTACGGCTGGCCGGGGAACGTGCGCGAGCTGCGCAACGCGCTGGAGCGCGCGCTGGTGCTGGCGCGCGGCGCCGACCGCATCGGCCCCGAGCACCTGCCGGAGCAGCTGCGCGCGCCCGGCGCGCCGCGGGCCCAGCGGCAGGACTGGGAGGTGCTCACGCTGGACGAGGTGGAGCGCCGTCACATCGAGCGCACGCTTCACCTGACCGCCGGGAACCGCACGCTGGCGGCCGAGAAGCTGGGGATCAGCCGGGCCACGCTGCACGCCAAGATCAAGGAGTACGACCTGCAGGAAGTGGGGCGTCAGGGTTGAGGCGCAGGAAGGCCTCCACCGCCTCGGGGTGGAAGCGCGTTCCGGCGCCGGCCCGGAGCGTCCGCTCCCAGTAGTCGCGCGGCATGGGGCCGCGGTAGCTGCGCGGGCTGACCATGGCGTCGTACGCGTCCACCACGCGCAGGATGCCGGCGAGCAGGTGCTCGGGGCCCGCCGGGTCGAAGTGCGCGCCCAGCTCCGCGTAGTCCGTCCCCTGGTGCTCGATCAGCGGCGCCACCCGGCGTAGCGCGGGCACCCCGGCCACGATCCCCGCGCCGGTCCGCGCGTGCCCGCGGATCTGCTCCAGCTCCTCGGGCGCCAGCGGCCCCGTCTTGTGCAGCAGCTCCAGCGGCACCCCCGCCTTGCCGATCTCGTGCAGCATCGCCGCCGTCTCCAGCAGCTCGATCCGCTCCTCGGAGAGGTGCAGCGCGTCGGCCACGCGGCGGCAGAGCGCGGCCACGCGGGTGGCGTGTCCGTGCATGTAGGGGTCGCGCGCGGCCACGGTGGCGGCCAGCGCGTTCACCGTCTCGCGCTGCATCTCGCGCATGGCGCGCTGCATCCGCTGCATCTCGCGCCACATCTCGCCGCGCATGGCGCGCAGGTCCTCGTCCACGCGGCGGATGGCGTCGTCGATGCGCAGCGTCACGTCGCCCTTGCGGAAGGGGCGGGCGAGCGGCGTGGCCAGCAGCGGGAGCGCCGCGCCGTCGCCGCCCTTGGGCGCGGCGGGAAAGCCGGAGAAGGGGGCGCCGTCCTCCACCACCACCATGTGCCGTCCCGCGCGGTTCATCTCCCGGAAGCGCCAGACGTAGTCGATGCCGTCCAGCGACCGCTCGCACCCCAGGTCGCTGATCACGATGTCGGGGACCAGCCCCTCGTCCAGCGTCTGCAGCGCCTCGCGCCCGTCGGGCACGATCAGCGGCAGGTGCTGCCCCCCGCGGATGATGGATTCCAGCTCCGCGATCACCTCGGCGCGGTCGCTCACGATCATGATTCGTCCGTTCAGCATGGTCGGGTGTCTCGGTAGATGGTGGCGCGGTTCGCGGCACGCACGGCGGAGCCGTCCGCCGGAACGCGCGCGCCCAACGCCAGACCCGCGCCGGACCCGCGAGGCTCGTAAGATGTTGATAGGAATATGTTTACGTGGATGATGCGGAGATGCCGCGTTGTCGGGAAGGCGGGCAGGTGAAGCGGAGGGGAGATGCTAAGCTGCTGCGGGAGATGAAGATGCCGCCGCCGTCGCGATTCTGGACGGCGTCAGGATGGCAGATCAGTTGAGGAATGCCGACCAGCTGCGCGTGTGCCGCAGCCTCGGATAGTAGCGCTGGATGGCGACGTAGTCGCGCTGGTTGTCGTGCACCAGCGTCGCCCCCACCTCCGTCGCGGAGACGGCGATCAGCGCGTCATTGGTCAGCGAAGGGGTGATCTGGTACCCCTCCAGGCGCAGCTTGCGGAGAACGTCGCCCGCCGTCCGCCACCCCTGATGAGACGGCGTCGCAACGCGCTTGAGCTTTTCGAACGGCTCCAGGAACACCCGGTCCAGGTGCCGGAGCTCGTGCGGGCGGGCGCCGGAGAGCAGCTCCTGCGCCGCCACCGAGCTCAGGTAGACGACGGACGCAGAGAAGAATGTCTTCAGCCTCTGGAATTCTTCGTGCGATCTGAAGGCGCGTACGAGCAGCCCGGTATCAAGGACGAACTTCCGCATCCGCCCACTCCGCCCGCTGTTCTTCGGTCAAGCCCGCCAGCCACCTGGCCCTCTGCTCGCCAGTCCACATCGCCATCTGCTCGTCGGCCCACCCGGACGGGAATACGTCGTCGATTTCGAGCCCGTAAGCTCCCTCGAACGCAGCGACCAGCTCGCGCCGGATCTCCGCCTCCTCCGGCGTGATCACGTCATCGTCACCGTCGTCCGGCACATGCGCGGCCCAATTCCCATTCCGGCGGTGCGTCCGTGTGATCATCCCCAGCCCGCGGACGGTCACGCCCTCCCCGTTCGCCGCGCAACTCTCGGCGACGTCGAAGATCGCGGCGACGGCACGGCGGGCCTCAGCGCGCGAAATCTTTGCTCTGCGCGCGACCTGATCGATGAAATCGGATCGAGTCATCTCCGTCTCCCCGTGATTGACATCGAACGTTCGCCAATCTTCCGGAAGCACGCAAGAGGACAAAGCGCACGTCTGAGGCCGCTTTAGAGCGTCGGACGAAAAGGACGCGATTAAGCCTTCGGTGAGTCGGGATCACCCTCGCGGCAGCGCGCGCGCGGCCTTGAACTGGAAGCGCTCGGGGGGCATGGGGAAGAAGTCGAGGTAGCGCTCCTTCTCCTGCTCCTCGGCGATCCACTCCTCGAACTTCGAGGGGACGAGGCCGCCGCTGTCGAGCTGCTTGGAGGCGGCCTGGATGGCGCGGAAGTTGGCGTACTCGTTCTGCGGGTGGCCGGCGTGCCCCTTCACCCAGCGCCACTGCAGCGGGTGCCGCGCGGCCACGGGAAGGAGCGCCTTCCACAGCTCCAGGTTCTCCACCGCGCCGGTCTTCCGCTGCCACCCTCGGGCGGCCCACCCGTGCACCCACTCCGTCATCGCATCCACCAGGTAGCGGCTGTCGGTGGTGAAGACCACGCGCGAGGGGCCCTTCAGCGCCGCAAGGGGGACCAGCGCGCTGCGGATGGCCATGCGGTTGTTGGTGGTGTCGGGCTCCGACACCCAGAAGTCGCGGCGGACCCACCCCTTCTGCGGGTGCCAGAACTCGACGAGCCCGGCCGCGCCGCCGGGGCGCGCCCGGTCCTTGAACTGGTTGCCCAGGCAGCTCTCGTCGGCGTAGACGAAGACCAGCGGCAGATCAGACATCAACCCCGAAGTGCGTGAGTGCGGAAGTGCGGGAGTGCGCGGGTGCAGCGCGAAAGCCGGCGTCCGCACGGAAGCAGAACGCACTTCCGCACTCCGCCCGCGGCGAGCACGAATCTATCCCCCGCGCGGGAGCCCGCCAGCCGCGGCGGCGCGATCCCCGGTTGACAGCCCGGGCCGCGGCGGTAGATTGTCGCGGCCCGCAAACCCGCGGCGTCCAAGCACTTGTACAACGTTGCGCGAGGAGACCGGGGTGGGCGAGCCCGCGGTGCTGATGCTGGAAGACGGCCGGACCTTCCACGGCGAGACGTACGGCGCCGCGGGGACGGCGTTCGGCGAGGTGGTGTTCAACACCTCGATGACCGGGTACCAGGAGGTCCTCACCGACCCGTCGTACACCGGGCAGCTCGTCACCATGACCTACCCGCTCATCGGCAACTACGGCGCGAACCCCGAGGACGAGGAGTCCGCCCGCCCGCAGGTGGCCGGCTTCGTCATCCACGAGGCGCCGCCGGTGTTCAGCAACTGGCGCGCGAAGGAGTCGCTGGACGCTTATCTGAAGCGCCACGGCATCGTGGCCATCTGCGGCATCGACACCCGCGCGCTCACCCGCCACATCCGCTCGCTGGGCGCCATGCGCGGCGCCATCGCCCCGGCCGCTACGGATGCCGAGGCGCTGCTGGGCGAGATCCGCGCGCAGCCGGAGATGTGCGGGCTGGACCTGGCCGACGAGGTGTCGACCGGCGAGCGCTACGTGGTTCCCGCCGCGGGCGACACCCGCTACCGGGTGATGGCGTACGACTTCGGGGTGAAGAGCCACTCGCTGCAGCTGCTGTCGCAGCGCGGGTGCGAGGTCACCGTCATTCCCAGCACCACGCCGGTGGACGAGATCCTGGCGCAGCGCCCCGACGGCCTGTTCGTCTCCAACGGCCCCGGCGACCCCGAGGCGGTGCCGCACGCGATGGACGCCATCCGCGAGCTGGCCGGGCGCGACACGCCGGTTTTCGGCATCTGCCTGGGTCACCAGCTCATCGGCCGCGCCTTCGGCGCGGAGACGTACAAGCTGCTGTACGGGCACCGCGGCGGGAACCACCCGGTGCGGCGGCTCAGCGACGGGCTGGTGGAGATCACCGCGCAGAACCACGGCTTCGCGGTGCGCGGCGGCCCCGACGGCGTGCCCGGCGCGCCGGAGCTGAAGGTCACGCACGTGAACCTGAACGACGGCACCGTCGAGGGGCTGGAGCACGCCTCGCAGCCGGTGTTTTCGGTGCAGTACCACCCCGAGAGCGCGCCGGGGCCGCACGACTCGCGCTATCTCTTTGACCGGTTTGTGGATGAGATGGCACGGCGCTCCGCGATCGCGGCGGCAGAGGATGCTTGACGGAACATACGTCCCGGATTATCCTTCGGCCGTATAAGTCACCGTCTGCCACCTCGTTACGCACTCTCGCCCAGCGAACGGCGCCCGCCGTGCTCCGGCCCGCAGCCCAATCCTGCCCCGGTCCCGACGTGATCCGCTATCACCCGTTTGGCGCAAAGTGGCCGATGCATTCCTTCCGGGCCAACCCGCGGCATCGTCGCAGGGTGGCCCAGGCCGGCGGAACGCGCACGCGCGGCTGACATTCCGGGGCACGTCCCCAGCTTCCAGAACCCCCCAGGAGGAGCATCAATGACCAAGGCGGATCTTGTCCAACGGGTCGCCGACACGATCGGCCCGGGCGTCACCAAGCGCGACTGCGCGGTGGTGGTGGACGCGTTCCTGAACAGCATCAAGGACGCGATGGGCGAGCACCAGAACATCGAGATCCGGGGTTTCGGCACCTTCAAGGTGCGCGAGCGCAAGAGCCGCCTGGCGCGCAACCCGCGCACCGGCGATCCGGTGGAGGTGCCGCCGCGCGCGGTGCCGGTCTTCAAGCCCTCCAAGGAGCTCCGCGCCCTCGTCGAGGAGCGTCCGCTCGTCTGACGCGCGGTCCGGTCTTCCCGCCCCGGCAGTTTCGCGCCCGCCCCGCTCGCCCCGGGGCGGGCGCTTTTTCATAAGTGCGGAAGAAGTGCGTGAGTGCGGAAGTGCGGAAGTGCGTGAGTGCACCGCGACACCCGCCCCGTGCGCGAAGCCAACGCACTTCCGCACTTCCGCACTTTCTCCGCATGGCACGTCGTCTGCCCTCGCCTCCCGGGGACACGGATTAGGACCGGACGACGGAGGCCACGGATGCTGCTTCAGGAAGTGCTGACCGAGCTCCCCGCGGAGGAGGTGATCCAGCGGGCGCGCGATTTCTTCTCCCTGCGCTTCACCCCCTACGCCGGTTTCGCGGAAGAGGCGGGCGACAGCTGGATCAAGTTCTCCACCGAGGCGGGAGACGTGACCATCGGCGTGGGCAGGCAGGGCGAGCGCAACCTGGTGCGCGGCTCCAGCTCGCGGCTGCACCACGAGGTCTCGCAGTTCCTGTCGACCCTCGCCCCGCCCGAGGAGGTGCGGCAGAGCGTGCCGGGGCCGGGCGTCAGCGGCGCGGGCTGATGGAAGTACGAGAGTACGGAAGTACGAGTACGAAACTGCGAAGGCCGCCGCATCCCTCGACTGGGGTGTGGCGGCCATTGTTTCTGTGAAGGTCCAGGTGGGAAAGGCGAATGAATTCGCGGCAACAACTGCCCGAAGTCCGCCTTCGCGGACTCGCACCTGGCCATCCCTGCGGCTGGATGGTGCGGCCGCAGTCCCGGAGGGACTTTGTGCTGTTGTTGCCCGCCAATTCATTGGCGGGTG
This genomic stretch from Longimicrobium sp. harbors:
- a CDS encoding HD-GYP domain-containing protein, giving the protein MLNGRIMIVSDRAEVIAELESIIRGGQHLPLIVPDGREALQTLDEGLVPDIVISDLGCERSLDGIDYVWRFREMNRAGRHMVVVEDGAPFSGFPAAPKGGDGAALPLLATPLARPFRKGDVTLRIDDAIRRVDEDLRAMRGEMWREMQRMQRAMREMQRETVNALAATVAARDPYMHGHATRVAALCRRVADALHLSEERIELLETAAMLHEIGKAGVPLELLHKTGPLAPEELEQIRGHARTGAGIVAGVPALRRVAPLIEHQGTDYAELGAHFDPAGPEHLLAGILRVVDAYDAMVSPRSYRGPMPRDYWERTLRAGAGTRFHPEAVEAFLRLNPDAPLPAGRTP
- a CDS encoding type II toxin-antitoxin system VapC family toxin; this translates as MRKFVLDTGLLVRAFRSHEEFQRLKTFFSASVVYLSSVAAQELLSGARPHELRHLDRVFLEPFEKLKRVATPSHQGWRTAGDVLRKLRLEGYQITPSLTNDALIAVSATEVGATLVHDNQRDYVAIQRYYPRLRHTRSWSAFLN
- a CDS encoding HU family DNA-binding protein, coding for MTRSDFIDQVARRAKISRAEARRAVAAIFDVAESCAANGEGVTVRGLGMITRTHRRNGNWAAHVPDDGDDDVITPEEAEIRRELVAAFEGAYGLEIDDVFPSGWADEQMAMWTGEQRARWLAGLTEEQRAEWADAEVRP
- a CDS encoding ribonuclease H, yielding MSDLPLVFVYADESCLGNQFKDRARPGGAAGLVEFWHPQKGWVRRDFWVSEPDTTNNRMAIRSALVPLAALKGPSRVVFTTDSRYLVDAMTEWVHGWAARGWQRKTGAVENLELWKALLPVAARHPLQWRWVKGHAGHPQNEYANFRAIQAASKQLDSGGLVPSKFEEWIAEEQEKERYLDFFPMPPERFQFKAARALPRG
- the carA gene encoding glutamine-hydrolyzing carbamoyl-phosphate synthase small subunit, with product MLEDGRTFHGETYGAAGTAFGEVVFNTSMTGYQEVLTDPSYTGQLVTMTYPLIGNYGANPEDEESARPQVAGFVIHEAPPVFSNWRAKESLDAYLKRHGIVAICGIDTRALTRHIRSLGAMRGAIAPAATDAEALLGEIRAQPEMCGLDLADEVSTGERYVVPAAGDTRYRVMAYDFGVKSHSLQLLSQRGCEVTVIPSTTPVDEILAQRPDGLFVSNGPGDPEAVPHAMDAIRELAGRDTPVFGICLGHQLIGRAFGAETYKLLYGHRGGNHPVRRLSDGLVEITAQNHGFAVRGGPDGVPGAPELKVTHVNLNDGTVEGLEHASQPVFSVQYHPESAPGPHDSRYLFDRFVDEMARRSAIAAAEDA
- a CDS encoding HU family DNA-binding protein codes for the protein MTKADLVQRVADTIGPGVTKRDCAVVVDAFLNSIKDAMGEHQNIEIRGFGTFKVRERKSRLARNPRTGDPVEVPPRAVPVFKPSKELRALVEERPLV